The nucleotide window ATAACAGAGACGGGCTGCCGCCGCCACAAGGCGCTCTGGCTCCGGGGTATGGCTTATTAGTTCAACCTGCATCTTATTCCTCTCCCTCCCGGGATTCCGCTAGGTGGAATATTATCCCCGTAAGTTCTTCCAGCCGATGCCAGTCGCCTTTGAGATACAGATAGCCGAAGAGAGTCTCCAGGGCCGTGCTTGAGTGATATTCCCCGGGCAAAACATTGCGCGGTATATGTCCTGGTCGGGCATTTCGTCCCCGGCGCAAAATATCCTTTTCCGCATCCGTTAAATAGGCTTCCAGCGCCGGTACCAGCCGGGCCTGGGTGGTGGCCCGCACTAAGGCTACGGCGGACTGGTGTAACTGTACCGGCCGGGCGGGACCGCGGCGGAGCAAATGGGTGCGGATCATCAGTTCATACACGGCGTCTCCGATGTACGCCAGAACCAGGGGCGATAACCCGGCAACGTTGTCCATGGCCAGCTCCTTAACTCTTCCTCCAGCGGGGGCCGTGGGGCGTATCCTCGATGGTTATCCCCAATTCTTTAAGGCGATCGCGTATGGCATCGGCAGTAGCCCAGTCTTTGCGGCGCCGCGCCTCCTGCCGGATATCTAAAATAATTTCCATCAAACCCTCGAGGAATTTTTCATCACCCTGGCGGCGATCGCTGCCGAAAAGGCCCATTACTTCCCCGCCCAATTCTTCATAAACGACGGCCGCCCTGTCAACGGCCAAAGGATTGGGAGGGGTCGTCCCACCTAGATAGACGTTTATTTCCCTGGCCAGCTCGTAGAGGGCGGCCAGGGCCCGCGCCGTATTAAAGTCGTCCTCCATGGCCTCTAAAAACTCCCGACGCAGCTCTTCCATCCGTTCGAGGAGGGTCTTGTCTCTGGAGTTTAGCTCCACGCTCCCCATCCCGGCGAAGCGGCCACGGGTTTCGTTTAAAAGCCGACGGGTGTTTTCCAGCCGTTCCAGGCCCTTTTCCGCAGCTGTAAGTCCGGCGTCATCAAAGTCAATGGGGCTGCGGTAATGGGTGGCAAGCAAAAACAGGCGGACGGCCAGGGGGCGAAAACGGCTGATGATATCCCTCACTAGGAAGAAATTCCCTTTTGATTTGGACATCTTATCTTGATTTACAGTAATAAAACCGTTATGCAACCAATAGCGGGCAAAGGTGGAGCCCGTCATTGCCTCCGCCTGGGCGATCTCATTCTCGTGATGGGGAAAGATGAGATCAGCACCGCCGCCGTGGATGTCAAACCCTGGCCCTAAATATTTTAAGGCCATGGTAGAGCATTCGATGTGCCAGCCCGGTCGTCCCGGTCCCCACGGGCTTTCCCATGCGGGCTCATCAATGCCGGCGGCCTTCCAAAGGGCAAAATCCAGGGGATTTCGTTTGGCCGCATTGATCTCTATCCTTGCTCCCGCCCGCATCTCGCCCAGGCTGCGTTTGGAAAGGCGGCCGTAGGCAGGAAATTTTTCTACTTCAAAGTATACATCTCCTCCGACCTCATAGGCAAAACCGCGGCGCATCAGCTCTTGAATTGCGGCGATGATGTCGCCGATGTGCTGGCTTACCCGGGGATAAAAGGTCGCCCGCTTTACATTTAGGGCATCGGCGTCGTTAAAAAATTCGCGGATATAACGTTCGGCAAGGTTCAGGGCCGGCACGCCTTCCTCCCGGGCTCTGTTAATCACCTTGTCGTCTATGTCGGTGAAGTTCTGGACGTAAACGACTTCGTAATTACGGTACTCCAGATAGCGGCGCAGGGTATCGAAAACCACCAGGGGCCGGGCATTACCCAGATGGATGTAGTTATAGGTGGTAGGACCGCAGACGTACATCCGCACCCGGCCCGGCTCAGACGGAGTGAATTCTTCCTTTTTTCCCGTCAGGGTATTGTAGAGGTGCATCATTACCGGCCTCCAGTTCCTCAATCCTTCGTTCCAAACGTTGAATCTGCCGCTGCAGGCAGAGGAGCATTTCCGCCACGGGATCCGGCAGTTCGTCGTGGCGCAAATCGATTTCACTGACCTCCGCATCGGCTATTTTACGTCCGTTGCGCACGACTACTTTACCCGGTACCCCGACCACCGTGCAGTTGGCGGGGACA belongs to Moorella humiferrea and includes:
- a CDS encoding Mini-ribonuclease 3, translating into MDNVAGLSPLVLAYIGDAVYELMIRTHLLRRGPARPVQLHQSAVALVRATTQARLVPALEAYLTDAEKDILRRGRNARPGHIPRNVLPGEYHSSTALETLFGYLYLKGDWHRLEELTGIIFHLAESREGEE
- the cysS gene encoding cysteine--tRNA ligase, giving the protein MHLYNTLTGKKEEFTPSEPGRVRMYVCGPTTYNYIHLGNARPLVVFDTLRRYLEYRNYEVVYVQNFTDIDDKVINRAREEGVPALNLAERYIREFFNDADALNVKRATFYPRVSQHIGDIIAAIQELMRRGFAYEVGGDVYFEVEKFPAYGRLSKRSLGEMRAGARIEINAAKRNPLDFALWKAAGIDEPAWESPWGPGRPGWHIECSTMALKYLGPGFDIHGGGADLIFPHHENEIAQAEAMTGSTFARYWLHNGFITVNQDKMSKSKGNFFLVRDIISRFRPLAVRLFLLATHYRSPIDFDDAGLTAAEKGLERLENTRRLLNETRGRFAGMGSVELNSRDKTLLERMEELRREFLEAMEDDFNTARALAALYELAREINVYLGGTTPPNPLAVDRAAVVYEELGGEVMGLFGSDRRQGDEKFLEGLMEIILDIRQEARRRKDWATADAIRDRLKELGITIEDTPHGPRWRKS